A genomic window from Ischnura elegans chromosome 10, ioIscEleg1.1, whole genome shotgun sequence includes:
- the LOC124166499 gene encoding proline-rich receptor-like protein kinase PERK2: MAIYNGCPKYKELARLLRLKAMPEAATAEPPALNEANFPAPPPMPGQHASHIRPPISKPLAPPHSATSTSPTITPSTLPSTSVTPTPLSSTISLPTNNLKNCPQPSTLRENQPASAPQRPTPTTESGNHC; encoded by the coding sequence ATGGCTATCTACAATGGTTGCCCAAAATATAAAGAACTAGCTCGCCTTTTGCGCCTAAAAGCCATGCCAGAAGCCGCAACTGCCGAACCACCAGCGCTAAACGAGGCAAATTTTCCTGCTCCCCCGCCAATGCCTGGACAACATGCCAGCCACATTCGACCGCCAATCTCCAAACCACTAGCGCCACCACATTCAGCCACCTCCACGTCACCTACCATCACTCCCTCAACCCTACCATCAACCTCAGTCACACCAACTCCTTTGTCATCCACCATCAGCCTGCCCACCAACAACCTGAAAAACTGCCCTCAACCATCGACTTTACGAGAAAATCAGCCAGCATCGGCCCCACAAAGACCCACCCCCACCACAGAGTCGGGAAATCACTGTTAA